AGGTAAGAGGTCATTACTATCAAGCTATAGCAcattttttccaagaaaacgAGGTCAAGATGAAATGCAATGTATAGCGAGTAGCACGACTGTTACAagcccaaaaaaaatactactTCATACCAGTGGGTATTATAATACGTGGTAGTCTAATACAAGTTTTACactatcaaaaataatttgaagGTTAGGTCAAAATGCATTTTAGCCCTcgctttctttctttttcttgcaCCTTAGCCAGAtccttacttttttcatcgTAACAAACTAACGCTGTATGCAAAGAAGCAGGCAGGGGAGAAATTAGCCGAACCTAAGTTACTCTTTCTATCAGTTCTATGTAGTGAAATTTGAAAGGTAGATACTATTCTTCATTAATGGAAGCTTACCGAGGGTACACCAACTTTTGGTATCATAATCAGATCCCGATCGAGTGAACTGTAGTTCCCAAAAATAGTGGTTCTCTCAgtttatttgaatttagTCCGACGTTCAGATAGTGAGGCCGTAAATACAAAAACTTGCTTTTAGTACGTAAATAGATGCCTCTTTTTTAGTGCGCTTAATTATTGTTTTATCAGTTTTTAAAGCTCCGTCGTACCAACCGAAACTGTGATAACGATCAAACGTatttaaagattttttattttctgttGTCAATTATATGCACCATACCTGCTGTGTAAACTAGCGATAGCTTATTCCTGGCAGGTTTTCATGAACTCTGTACTGCCCATAGTATGGACGACAATATAAGATACTTGTtaatagtgaaaaatctAATTGAGCTCCGTACAATGAAGCATAGCGCCTAGCTAGGCCTTTTTGCAAAACGGTTTGATGGTTAAGTATATATCTTGTGAACTACGTCTTTATATATCCTTCTCTATAAACCACAAAACACAAAGAAAGCCTTTCACACACCCTGCAAGAACAATCTCCAAATACTTCTGGCAGCTCTTACACCGTCATTATTCAATTCTCGGCACTGCCTttcgtatttttcaaactcttcAAGGTTCACCTTGTCTCGGGACTTCAACAGTCCTTTCTGAGCAACACCACTGTTAAATTCAGGATGTCCTTGAAACGTTAGCACTTTATTTTTCCGATAAAGCCCTTGGTTTCCACATTTGTTACTCGATGCCCAATTTTGGTACCCCTCTGGGACATCGAAAACACAGTCGCTATGCACCTCGGAAAGATTTAATGTTTCAGCTCCAAATAATTTTTGGCCCACTGAATTTAGTTTAAGCGGCACAACGCCTCCTTCAAACCCTTTTGGGTTCCGACCCACTGAACTGCCTAGGGCAGCCGCAATTACCTGATGGCCAAAACAAACTCCTGCTACGGGTGGATGTTCAAAGTCGCTAGTTAACATGTCgtttaaaaactttcttAGCTCTATAATCCACCCGATTTCGTTATCAAATGAATCATATTTGGAACCGGTAATGTAAATCCCCAAATATTCatctttttgaagttcCGACAATCGGGGGAACTTGCCCTTCTGGACATGAAAGACCTCGTATTCAACATCTTGTTCAACACActccaatttcttggtttccTCTAACAGCTCGATTGCCATATCAACAAAATTTCCCCATGGTTTAGTCCACTCACTGTCTTCATCTGTATAAAGAATAGCTATTTTTCTCACTGTCATTATCAAACAAATATCTATGATTCCTTTtaaaattatttttcttacaTAATGCAATAATTTCACATAATTATGCGAAAGATGTCAAAGTACACTAATAAACTATCTTATCTATTTGTAAATACAAGATCGTTATCTTTTTATGCCCATCTCATTTACGCCACACCTCGGCAAGGCGTTCTCACttagaaacaaagaaaagagagtGCGCGGATATTTAATAACCCATAAAACCGCATCTCGCTAAGAGTTTTTGTGCCCATTTTTCTCAAGCTCATATGAACCGTTGGTAATGTATTTCAACTTACCTTCATCCGCTAGAACGTTTAGATACTTCTCTAATTGTAAAGGAGTAATCCGGTGATATCCCCAATTCTTTGGCACCGTAATCTTTAAAAACGAGTGTATCTTGTTAAGTTTCATAGCACCCAAGTTGGCTAGCATTCCCTCTATGAATGGTAAACTTCTTTCCAACGTTAGTTCACATTTTTTCTCTACTTCAGACTCGTCACGTAGctcattattattgttttcattctttatAGGAAGCTCTACTTGTGTTTGGTTAAAATCAGTGTGGCTATATTCAATAACAGAATAAACTTCATTCTCTTCAGAAAGGACACCTCTTTGAATCCAAAAGTTTAAGAGATCAAGCAGTCTTGTTGGTGCAATATTTAGAGATTCGGACAACTGCTCTAATGACAAGTAGACTGGTTCATCATTTGTAGAGTTAAATTGGTTTATTACACTAAATTGTTCCAAAGATACATCCAGCACTAATTTCCTTCCGTCattgaaattcaaatccatttctattttcccTTGGTCCTTGCATAGTTGCAGTTTCCTTCCAGGTTTCAATTGTGAGTATATATcagaatatttttgtaGTTCATTCTCTAAACTTGCTGGTAGATTAAATGTCAACTCATTGGTATTATTCGTATCCCCATTATGCTTCCAGTAAAGCAGAGAAATaaactttggaaaaatcgCTAGGTCTAAGCCAGCCACTTCATGCATTTTGAGGCACAGCTCTTCGCTACATTTGATATCCCATAACATGACATCGATGCTGTTGATATTCGACAGATCTGCATCTGCTGCAGGCGCCGTTGTTTGCGGTAGTCCAATTATCCCATTTGCAATATAGTTAGCTTGATTTGTTTCTGCTGATTTAACGATCTTTTCCCTAATTAACTTCAAACATCGTGACCATTTATTATCTAATTTATAGAATTTCAACGTGAATAATCTATCAGTTAAGAGATTTCTGAATTCTGATATAAAGAATTCTCGGGATTCGAATAGGTCTAAAAGTACCTCAAAAagatttgtttttattgagCTTGATTTAATGTTACCTGGAATCATATCGTTAGGTTCTGGGACCCACGTTAAATAATGGTTAAGGATGTGCTCGTATAGCATGCTCTGATTTACTGAAGAACTCccattcttttccttctttc
This DNA window, taken from Saccharomyces eubayanus strain FM1318 chromosome XII, whole genome shotgun sequence, encodes the following:
- a CDS encoding putative amidotransferase, whose amino-acid sequence is MTVRKIAILYTDEDSEWTKPWGNFVDMAIELLEETKKLECVEQDVEYEVFHVQKGKFPRLSELQKDEYLGIYITGSKYDSFDNEIGWIIELRKFLNDMLTSDFEHPPVAGVCFGHQVIAAALGSSVGRNPKGFEGGVVPLKLNSVGQKLFGAETLNLSEVHSDCVFDVPEGYQNWASSNKCGNQGLYRKNKVLTFQGHPEFNSGVAQKGLLKSRDKVNLEEFEKYERQCRELNNDGVRAARSIWRLFLQGV